One segment of Cydia fagiglandana chromosome 12, ilCydFagi1.1, whole genome shotgun sequence DNA contains the following:
- the LOC134669362 gene encoding lysophosphatidylserine lipase ABHD12-like: MVLGTILTAGASVTASLFFVHVAVLPLVFKYSKFIQRKIVFSNCVNYPRDPDYENPSRCNVIGGRNFQVEFHSLAADRLVKIGAWQMIPYSLCRVDCRSRCDTNIKKQCCSVQSLQQTRNPIVLYCHGNSNHRGSPHRLLMYQVFQNLNFHVIAFDYRGYGDSTYIRPTEDGVVEDAFHMYLWIMENVKQNSPKVLIWGHSLGTAVASNLVANLEKLCERFKKKLLPLPYALVLEAAFNNLCEEIEQHPLSKLVSWLPYYKDTFLKPFMDSSEFAFRTDQHLKMVPEVPILLIHAKGDKIVPYELAIKLHRDIQESRLEGGAPIMLHPFSRGQGLGHNNICEAESLPQVVSKFMDVVDNYNSNKEVLRCKVVL; this comes from the coding sequence ATGGTACTTGGGACAATACTAACGGCTGGTGCGTCGGTCACCGCCAGCCTTTTCTTTGTCCACGTCGCTGTCTTACCGCTGGTCTTCAAATACAGCAAATTCATCCAGAGGAAAATTGTTTTCTCAAACTGTGTCAACTACCCAAGAGATCCCGACTATGAGAATCCTTCGAGATGTAATGTTATAGGCGGTAGAAACTTCCAAGTGGAGTTTCATTCACTGGCCGCCGATCGGCTAGTCAAAATCGGAGCGTGGCAAATGATTCCCTATTCGTTATGTCGTGTTGACTGTCGAAGCCGTTGTGATactaatataaaaaaacaatgttgTTCAGTTCAAAGTCTGCAGCAAACACGTAATCCTATCGTTTTATACTGCCACGGTAACTCCAACCACAGAGGATCGCCACACAGACTGTTGATGTACCAAGTATTTCAAAACCTAAATTTCCATGTCATCGCTTTTGATTACCGCGGCTATGGCGATTCCACGTACATTCGACCGACGGAGGACGGTGTCGTAGAAGACGCTTTTCACATGTACTTGTGGATAATGGAAAATGTAAAACAGAATAGCCCGAAAGTGTTGAtctggggacactcgctcgGTACAGCCGTTGCGTCGAACCTAGTTGCAAACTTGGAGAAACTATGCGAGCGGTTTAAGAAAAAACTTCTGCCGCTACCGTACGCATTAGTTCTGGAGGCGGCGTTTAACAATCTGTGCGAAGAAATCGAACAGCACCCGTTGTCTAAACTCGTTTCTTGGTTACCGTATTACAAAGATACGTTTCTGAAGCCTTTTATGGATTCATCGGAATTCGCGTTTCGAACAGATCAGCATTTGAAGATGGTTCCTGAGGTACCGATATTGCTGATACACGCTAAAGGTGACAAGATAGTACCATATGAGTTGGCTATTAAATTGCATCGGGATATACAGGAGTCTCGATTAGAAGGCGGAGCGCCCATAATGCTGCACCCCTTTAGCCGCGGACAAGGCTTGGGCCATAATAACATATGTGAAGCTGAAAGTTTACCTCAAGTTGTTTCAAAGTTCATGGATGTTGTTGATAATTACAATTCTAACAAAGAAGTGCTCAGATGTAAAGtggttttataa